From Coffea arabica cultivar ET-39 chromosome 2e, Coffea Arabica ET-39 HiFi, whole genome shotgun sequence, the proteins below share one genomic window:
- the LOC113732661 gene encoding protein NDL1 isoform X3: protein MSCFRGLFFCQEAASMLLHNFCIYHIDAPGHELGADAISVNVPLLSVHDLADQVAEVVDFFGLEKVFCMGVTAGAYILTLFAMKYEERVAALILVSPLCREPSWTEWIYNKILLNLLYFYGMCGLLKECLLLRYFSKELRRGMHGAESDTIYYCRRLLDERQSSNVLRFLRAINERHDLTEGLQKLKCKTLIFVGERSPFHADSIHMNTMMNKNTCALVEVESCGSLVTEELPYAMVVPMEFFLMGFGFYNKTPFTSTGSSQELSKNPSRHWCIAPELLSSESLGVKLKPIKTRPTHKT from the exons ATGTCTTGTTTTCGGGGTCTCTTCTTTTGCCAAGAAGCTGCTTCTATGTTGCTTCACAATTTCTGCATCTACCACATAGACGCCCCCGGGCACGAG TTAGGAGCAGATGCGATTTCTGTAAATGTGCCTTTGCTTAGTGTACATGACCTTGCAGACCAGGTTGCAGAGGTGGTTGATTTCTTTGG ATTGGAGAAAGTCTTCTGCATGGGAGTGACTGCTGGTGCCTACATTTTGACACTCTTTGCA ATGAAATATGAAGAACGGGTAGCTGCTTTGATTCTTGTCTCCCCATTATGCAGAGAACCGTCATGGACTGAGTGGATATATAATAAG ATTTTGTTGAACTTGTTATACTTCTACGGAATGTGTGGTCTACTAAAGGAGTGTCTTCTGCTGCGCTACTTCAGTAAG GAACTAAGACGTGGCATGCATGGAGCAGAGTCAGATACAATATATTATTGCCGAAGG TTACTGGATGAAAGGCAAAGTTCAAACGTCTTGCGGTTTCTTCGAGCAATTAATGA GAGGCATGACTTAACAGAAGGCTTACAGAAGCTGAAATGCAAGACCCTTATTTTTGTTGGTGAGAGGAGCCCATTCCATGCTGATTCTATACATATGAATACCATGATGAACAAGAACACTTGTGCCCTTGTTGAG GTTGAATCATGTGGATCACTCGTGACCGAGGAACTTCCTTATGCAATGGTGGTTCCCATGGAGTTCTTTTTGATGGGATTTGGTTTCTACAACAAAACTCCATTTACCTCCACAGGAAGTAGCCAAGAACTCAGCAAAAACCCTTCAAGACATTGGTGCATTGCCCCGGAGCTGCTCTCTTCCGAGAGTCTAGGTGTTAAGCTTAAACCGATCAAAACCCGACCAACTCATAAAACCTGA
- the LOC113732661 gene encoding protein NDL1 isoform X1 has translation MGVSSDSVAVDIDNLAPPAGKEVCVKTSKGLISVFICGDQQKPALVTYPDVALNFMSCFRGLFFCQEAASMLLHNFCIYHIDAPGHELGADAISVNVPLLSVHDLADQVAEVVDFFGLEKVFCMGVTAGAYILTLFAMKYEERVAALILVSPLCREPSWTEWIYNKILLNLLYFYGMCGLLKECLLLRYFSKELRRGMHGAESDTIYYCRRLLDERQSSNVLRFLRAINERHDLTEGLQKLKCKTLIFVGERSPFHADSIHMNTMMNKNTCALVEVESCGSLVTEELPYAMVVPMEFFLMGFGFYNKTPFTSTGSSQELSKNPSRHWCIAPELLSSESLGVKLKPIKTRPTHKT, from the exons ATGGGGGTCTCAAGCGATTCAGTGGCCGTTGATATTGATAATTTGGCACCTCCTGCAGGGAAG GAAGTTTGTGTAAAAACTAGCAAAGGTTTAATCTCAGTTTTCATCTGTGGGGATCAACAAAAGCCTGCTTTAGTAACGTACCCAGATGTTGCTCTCAATT TTATGTCTTGTTTTCGGGGTCTCTTCTTTTGCCAAGAAGCTGCTTCTATGTTGCTTCACAATTTCTGCATCTACCACATAGACGCCCCCGGGCACGAG TTAGGAGCAGATGCGATTTCTGTAAATGTGCCTTTGCTTAGTGTACATGACCTTGCAGACCAGGTTGCAGAGGTGGTTGATTTCTTTGG ATTGGAGAAAGTCTTCTGCATGGGAGTGACTGCTGGTGCCTACATTTTGACACTCTTTGCA ATGAAATATGAAGAACGGGTAGCTGCTTTGATTCTTGTCTCCCCATTATGCAGAGAACCGTCATGGACTGAGTGGATATATAATAAG ATTTTGTTGAACTTGTTATACTTCTACGGAATGTGTGGTCTACTAAAGGAGTGTCTTCTGCTGCGCTACTTCAGTAAG GAACTAAGACGTGGCATGCATGGAGCAGAGTCAGATACAATATATTATTGCCGAAGG TTACTGGATGAAAGGCAAAGTTCAAACGTCTTGCGGTTTCTTCGAGCAATTAATGA GAGGCATGACTTAACAGAAGGCTTACAGAAGCTGAAATGCAAGACCCTTATTTTTGTTGGTGAGAGGAGCCCATTCCATGCTGATTCTATACATATGAATACCATGATGAACAAGAACACTTGTGCCCTTGTTGAG GTTGAATCATGTGGATCACTCGTGACCGAGGAACTTCCTTATGCAATGGTGGTTCCCATGGAGTTCTTTTTGATGGGATTTGGTTTCTACAACAAAACTCCATTTACCTCCACAGGAAGTAGCCAAGAACTCAGCAAAAACCCTTCAAGACATTGGTGCATTGCCCCGGAGCTGCTCTCTTCCGAGAGTCTAGGTGTTAAGCTTAAACCGATCAAAACCCGACCAACTCATAAAACCTGA
- the LOC113732661 gene encoding protein NDL1 isoform X2: MGVSSDSVAVDIDNLAPPAGKEVCVKTSKGLISVFICGDQQKPALVTYPDVALNFMSCFRGLFFCQEAASMLLHNFCIYHIDAPGHELGADAISVNVPLLSVHDLADQVAEVVDFFGLEKVFCMGVTAGAYILTLFAILLNLLYFYGMCGLLKECLLLRYFSKELRRGMHGAESDTIYYCRRLLDERQSSNVLRFLRAINERHDLTEGLQKLKCKTLIFVGERSPFHADSIHMNTMMNKNTCALVEVESCGSLVTEELPYAMVVPMEFFLMGFGFYNKTPFTSTGSSQELSKNPSRHWCIAPELLSSESLGVKLKPIKTRPTHKT; the protein is encoded by the exons ATGGGGGTCTCAAGCGATTCAGTGGCCGTTGATATTGATAATTTGGCACCTCCTGCAGGGAAG GAAGTTTGTGTAAAAACTAGCAAAGGTTTAATCTCAGTTTTCATCTGTGGGGATCAACAAAAGCCTGCTTTAGTAACGTACCCAGATGTTGCTCTCAATT TTATGTCTTGTTTTCGGGGTCTCTTCTTTTGCCAAGAAGCTGCTTCTATGTTGCTTCACAATTTCTGCATCTACCACATAGACGCCCCCGGGCACGAG TTAGGAGCAGATGCGATTTCTGTAAATGTGCCTTTGCTTAGTGTACATGACCTTGCAGACCAGGTTGCAGAGGTGGTTGATTTCTTTGG ATTGGAGAAAGTCTTCTGCATGGGAGTGACTGCTGGTGCCTACATTTTGACACTCTTTGCA ATTTTGTTGAACTTGTTATACTTCTACGGAATGTGTGGTCTACTAAAGGAGTGTCTTCTGCTGCGCTACTTCAGTAAG GAACTAAGACGTGGCATGCATGGAGCAGAGTCAGATACAATATATTATTGCCGAAGG TTACTGGATGAAAGGCAAAGTTCAAACGTCTTGCGGTTTCTTCGAGCAATTAATGA GAGGCATGACTTAACAGAAGGCTTACAGAAGCTGAAATGCAAGACCCTTATTTTTGTTGGTGAGAGGAGCCCATTCCATGCTGATTCTATACATATGAATACCATGATGAACAAGAACACTTGTGCCCTTGTTGAG GTTGAATCATGTGGATCACTCGTGACCGAGGAACTTCCTTATGCAATGGTGGTTCCCATGGAGTTCTTTTTGATGGGATTTGGTTTCTACAACAAAACTCCATTTACCTCCACAGGAAGTAGCCAAGAACTCAGCAAAAACCCTTCAAGACATTGGTGCATTGCCCCGGAGCTGCTCTCTTCCGAGAGTCTAGGTGTTAAGCTTAAACCGATCAAAACCCGACCAACTCATAAAACCTGA